In Rahnella aquatilis CIP 78.65 = ATCC 33071, one DNA window encodes the following:
- a CDS encoding helix-turn-helix domain-containing protein: protein MDIQKQIAQKLIEARTSMGMSASAVADALGIVRQTYGKYEQGLSTPDVSQLIALCKIFDKPLGYFYDQDEGSFRFAMRADSPDLLDSNLRNELVEKLKNISAIEEAAEANQPEDLPSSMPLFSAKEEDLRLVEDKAVTERNRLGIGNATCVGDLVALLEASDIRVIPFSRPQQDDDQGMVWGFSAFSGKYGTAIYVNNHETVSVERQIFSICHEYAHLIFHREEYTGPARAYKTRGRSVSPEEKIANHFAACFLIPEAALRKQFLMQGGGWAYEETVMRLKRVFRVSASCIIDRLSKTGIINKRNSGFLWAMANKRGWLKCEPLPITEQLNYKGRLIVLSRKAWGTGSASESFIADLLEMDRKDLGKLIDGWYCEQEAEEDAF, encoded by the coding sequence ATGGATATCCAAAAACAAATAGCCCAGAAGCTCATTGAAGCTCGTACCAGTATGGGCATGAGCGCATCAGCGGTTGCAGATGCCTTAGGGATCGTGCGCCAAACTTATGGTAAATATGAGCAGGGATTGAGCACTCCGGACGTTTCGCAACTTATTGCCTTATGTAAGATCTTTGATAAGCCATTAGGTTATTTCTATGATCAAGACGAAGGTAGTTTCCGTTTTGCAATGCGTGCAGACAGCCCTGACCTACTCGACAGTAATCTGCGAAATGAGCTCGTAGAAAAGCTAAAAAATATCAGTGCAATTGAAGAAGCAGCGGAGGCGAATCAACCAGAAGATCTCCCCAGTTCCATGCCCTTGTTCAGCGCAAAGGAAGAAGATTTACGACTGGTTGAAGATAAAGCGGTGACTGAACGTAATCGGCTGGGTATCGGCAACGCAACCTGTGTCGGGGATCTTGTAGCTTTACTGGAAGCATCTGACATTCGAGTCATTCCTTTCAGCCGCCCGCAGCAAGATGACGATCAGGGGATGGTATGGGGGTTTTCTGCTTTCTCTGGAAAATATGGAACCGCCATATACGTCAATAATCATGAAACCGTTTCAGTAGAACGCCAGATTTTCAGTATTTGCCATGAATATGCGCATTTGATTTTTCACCGCGAAGAATATACCGGTCCAGCGCGCGCGTACAAAACCAGAGGGCGTTCTGTCTCGCCGGAAGAAAAGATCGCAAATCATTTCGCGGCCTGCTTCCTTATTCCCGAAGCTGCATTGCGCAAGCAATTTCTGATGCAAGGTGGTGGATGGGCTTACGAAGAAACCGTGATGAGACTTAAACGGGTATTCCGCGTTTCGGCAAGCTGCATTATTGATCGTTTATCCAAAACCGGAATAATCAATAAGCGGAATTCAGGTTTTTTATGGGCAATGGCTAACAAAAGGGGATGGTTGAAGTGTGAACCTTTGCCAATTACTGAACAACTCAATTACAAAGGGCGGCTCATTGTTCTCTCCCGTAAAGCCTGGGGAACGGGTTCAGCTTCAGAATCATTCATTGCCGATCTTCTGGAAATGGACAGAAAAGATCTCGGTAAACTGATTGATGGCTGGTATTGCGAACAGGAGGCGGAAGAGGATGCCTTTTGA
- a CDS encoding bacteriocin immunity protein, with the protein MQLKDKFEEYSEAEFIALVKDIFDVHGSESYQDSLLENFSRVTGHPSGTDLIFYPEGDKTVTPESVVTEIKQWRTSVGKALFRI; encoded by the coding sequence ATGCAGCTCAAAGATAAGTTTGAAGAATACTCGGAAGCCGAATTTATTGCGCTGGTAAAAGATATTTTCGACGTGCATGGCAGCGAGTCATATCAGGACAGTTTACTGGAAAATTTCAGCCGGGTTACCGGGCATCCTTCAGGTACTGATTTAATTTTTTATCCTGAAGGCGATAAAACAGTAACTCCAGAGAGTGTAGTTACCGAAATTAAACAGTGGCGGACTTCTGTCGGGAAAGCATTGTTTAGAATCTGA
- a CDS encoding cloacin immunity family protein, translating into MGLALKLEWFDKADELLVGKEVSVDLGNDGSLIKKFSLPFDGRIYDGGFDVLQAWRSDLQPFFQHRIDFSRYDYQLVFKRTDS; encoded by the coding sequence ATGGGATTAGCTCTGAAACTTGAATGGTTTGATAAAGCTGATGAATTGTTAGTTGGTAAAGAAGTATCTGTCGATCTGGGCAATGATGGCAGCCTTATAAAGAAATTTTCCCTGCCTTTTGATGGAAGGATTTACGATGGTGGATTTGATGTGTTACAGGCGTGGAGGAGTGATTTACAGCCATTTTTTCAGCACAGAATTGATTTCAGTCGATATGATTATCAGTTGGTTTTCAAAAGAACAGATAGTTAA
- a CDS encoding AraC family transcriptional regulator has translation MVDPLADVISLLQPGAPFSKLVAASAPWAVQRAETGRPFYFAVLEGSCYLTIENDDHRETLLLSEGDFVLIPEAKRFSTSSLDRQPPVTGETLTTPITPMPGGARVGNPDSVVDMRMLVGNCVFGSPDSALLVSLLPQWLHVRGEKRLSTLVQMVGEEYRADKPAREMVMTRLLEVLLIEAFRSAAVTAASPGLVRGLSDPKLAITLRCMHGSPAAGWTIAQLARAAAMSRSGWCERFNRAVGMPPMAYLMALRMAIAKRLLREGELPLADIAERTGYRSVSAFGVAFTRYTGMPPGRFAKTA, from the coding sequence ATGGTAGATCCTTTAGCAGACGTTATTTCGCTACTTCAGCCCGGTGCCCCCTTCTCAAAACTGGTGGCAGCCTCCGCGCCGTGGGCGGTTCAGCGCGCTGAGACAGGACGCCCTTTTTACTTCGCTGTGCTGGAAGGATCCTGTTACCTGACAATTGAAAACGACGATCATCGTGAAACGCTTCTGCTCAGCGAAGGTGATTTTGTGCTGATCCCGGAAGCAAAGCGCTTTTCGACCTCCAGCCTTGACCGCCAGCCGCCCGTTACCGGGGAAACGCTGACTACCCCCATCACCCCTATGCCCGGTGGCGCACGTGTCGGTAACCCTGACAGCGTGGTAGATATGCGGATGCTGGTCGGAAATTGCGTTTTCGGTTCGCCGGATTCAGCGCTGCTGGTGTCGTTGCTGCCACAATGGCTGCACGTTCGCGGGGAAAAACGTTTATCGACGCTGGTGCAGATGGTCGGCGAGGAATATCGCGCGGATAAACCGGCGCGGGAAATGGTGATGACCCGCCTGCTGGAAGTATTGCTGATAGAAGCGTTCCGCTCAGCGGCCGTGACCGCGGCGTCACCGGGCCTGGTGCGCGGATTATCGGACCCGAAACTGGCGATCACGTTGCGTTGTATGCACGGTTCCCCCGCAGCGGGCTGGACAATCGCACAACTGGCACGGGCAGCGGCGATGTCGCGATCCGGCTGGTGCGAGCGCTTCAACCGCGCTGTCGGCATGCCGCCAATGGCGTATCTGATGGCCTTGCGAATGGCGATCGCCAAACGGCTGCTGAGAGAAGGCGAACTGCCCCTTGCCGATATTGCCGAACGCACCGGTTACCGTTCGGTCAGCGCTTTCGGCGTGGCATTTACCCGCTACACAGGCATGCCGCCGGGGCGTTTTGCCAAAACAGCTTAA
- the paoA gene encoding aldehyde dehydrogenase iron-sulfur subunit PaoA: protein MSNHDNETHQSHLKLKVNGQIRQLAVDTRTTLLDALRENLQLTGTKKGCDHGQCGACTVIVDGRRINSCLTLAVMHQDADVTTIEGLGTPDNLHPMQAAFIRHDGYQCGYCTPGQICSSVAVLQEIDAGIPSHVTLDLVSPPARTAEEIRERMSGNICRCGAYSNILAAIEDVAGGQKS from the coding sequence ATGAGCAACCATGACAACGAAACGCATCAGTCCCACCTGAAACTCAAAGTGAACGGCCAGATACGCCAGCTGGCCGTTGATACGCGCACCACCCTGCTGGATGCGCTGCGTGAAAACCTGCAACTAACCGGCACCAAAAAAGGCTGCGACCACGGCCAGTGCGGCGCCTGTACCGTTATTGTTGATGGCCGCCGCATCAATTCCTGTCTGACGCTGGCGGTTATGCATCAGGATGCCGACGTCACCACCATTGAAGGTCTCGGCACGCCTGACAATCTGCATCCGATGCAGGCCGCGTTTATCAGACACGACGGCTACCAGTGCGGTTACTGCACGCCAGGGCAGATCTGCTCCTCGGTGGCGGTGTTGCAGGAAATCGACGCGGGCATTCCGAGCCACGTCACGCTGGATCTGGTTTCCCCGCCTGCGCGAACGGCAGAAGAGATCCGCGAACGCATGAGTGGCAATATCTGCCGCTGCGGCGCGTATTCCAATATTCTTGCCGCGATTGAAGACGTCGCCGGGGGGCAAAAATCATGA
- the paoC gene encoding aldehyde oxidoreductase molybdenum-binding subunit PaoC has protein sequence MKFDTPATRNPIDQMKVVGRAHDRIDGPLKTTGTAPYAYEWHDEIPGAAYGYVVGSAIAKGRITAMDLHEAETAPGVLAIVTADNAGKLGKGDMNAATLLGGPAIEHYHQAIAVVVAETFEQARAAASLIHVKYLREPGAFSLAAQKPAVTTPPEDTPDKTAGDFTTAFAASAVQHDATYTTPDQSHMAMEPHTSLAVWEGDKLILRTSNQMIAWCRSELAKTLNIPEEKVRVISPYIGGGFGGKLFLRSDAVLAALAARAANRPVKVMLPRPLIPNNTTHRPATIQHIRIGTDEKGRITAIAHESWSGNLPGGTPETAVQQSELLYAGKNRLTGLRLAQLDLPEGNAMRAPGEAPGLMALEIAIDEVAEKAGVDPVEFRILNDTQVDPLNTGRFFSRRQLIECLRTGAEKFGWHRRNATPAQVRDGRWLMGIGVAAGFRNNLLEKSGARVHLDAQGVVTVETDMTDIGTGSYTIIAQTAAEMLGVPLEKVVVRLGDSDFPVSAGSGGQWGANTSTAGVYAACVKLREAIAEKLGFDADSAVFTDELICQGDRTASLAQAAASGTITVEDTIEFVGLDKTFQQSTFAAHFVEVGVDIATGETRVRRMLAVCAAGRILNPKTARSQVIGAMTMGIGAALTEELNVDTTLGYFVNHDLAAYEVPVHADIPDQEVIFLDDTDPVSSPMKAKGVGELGLCGVSAAIANAIYNATGVRVRDYPVTLDKLIGGLPELG, from the coding sequence ATGAAATTCGACACGCCTGCAACCCGTAATCCGATCGACCAGATGAAAGTGGTCGGCCGCGCACACGACCGCATCGACGGTCCGCTGAAAACCACCGGCACCGCGCCCTACGCCTATGAATGGCACGATGAAATACCCGGCGCCGCGTACGGTTATGTGGTGGGTTCCGCCATTGCCAAAGGCCGGATCACCGCCATGGACTTACATGAAGCTGAAACCGCGCCCGGCGTGCTGGCAATTGTCACCGCTGACAACGCCGGTAAGCTGGGTAAAGGCGACATGAACGCCGCTACCCTGCTCGGCGGCCCCGCGATTGAGCACTACCATCAGGCGATTGCCGTGGTGGTGGCAGAGACGTTTGAACAGGCACGCGCCGCTGCGTCGCTGATCCACGTGAAGTACCTGCGCGAACCCGGCGCGTTCAGTCTTGCGGCGCAAAAACCTGCCGTCACCACCCCGCCGGAAGACACGCCGGATAAAACCGCAGGCGATTTCACCACCGCCTTCGCCGCTTCAGCGGTGCAGCATGACGCCACTTACACCACGCCGGATCAAAGCCACATGGCGATGGAACCCCATACCTCGCTGGCAGTGTGGGAAGGCGACAAGCTGATCCTGCGCACCTCAAACCAGATGATCGCCTGGTGTCGCAGCGAACTGGCCAAAACGCTGAATATTCCCGAAGAGAAGGTGCGGGTGATTTCGCCCTACATTGGCGGCGGTTTCGGCGGCAAACTGTTTCTGCGCAGCGATGCCGTGCTGGCGGCGCTGGCGGCCCGTGCTGCCAACCGTCCAGTGAAAGTCATGTTGCCGCGACCACTGATCCCCAACAACACCACGCACCGTCCGGCCACTATTCAGCACATCCGCATCGGCACGGACGAGAAAGGCCGGATCACCGCCATCGCCCATGAAAGCTGGTCCGGCAATCTGCCCGGTGGCACGCCTGAGACGGCGGTGCAGCAAAGTGAACTGCTTTATGCGGGCAAAAACCGCCTGACCGGCCTGCGGCTGGCGCAGTTAGATCTGCCGGAAGGCAACGCCATGCGCGCGCCCGGCGAAGCCCCCGGCCTGATGGCGCTGGAAATCGCTATCGACGAAGTTGCGGAAAAAGCCGGAGTCGATCCGGTGGAGTTTCGCATCCTTAACGACACGCAGGTCGATCCGCTCAATACCGGACGCTTCTTTTCACGCCGTCAGTTGATCGAATGCCTGCGCACCGGTGCGGAGAAATTTGGCTGGCACCGCCGGAATGCCACACCGGCACAGGTCCGCGACGGACGCTGGCTGATGGGTATCGGCGTCGCAGCGGGCTTTCGTAATAACCTGCTGGAGAAATCCGGCGCGCGCGTACATCTCGATGCGCAGGGCGTCGTGACGGTAGAGACTGACATGACCGATATCGGCACCGGCAGTTACACTATCATCGCCCAGACCGCCGCCGAGATGCTGGGAGTACCGCTGGAAAAGGTCGTGGTACGGCTGGGGGATTCCGACTTCCCGGTGTCTGCCGGTTCGGGCGGGCAATGGGGAGCCAATACCTCCACTGCCGGTGTGTATGCCGCCTGCGTAAAACTGCGCGAAGCCATCGCGGAAAAACTCGGGTTTGATGCCGATAGCGCGGTGTTTACCGATGAACTGATTTGTCAGGGCGACCGCACCGCATCGCTCGCGCAAGCCGCTGCCAGCGGGACCATAACCGTGGAAGACACCATCGAGTTCGTCGGACTGGACAAGACATTCCAGCAATCGACCTTCGCCGCGCACTTCGTGGAAGTCGGCGTGGATATCGCGACCGGTGAGACCCGCGTCCGCCGCATGCTGGCTGTCTGCGCTGCGGGCCGGATACTTAACCCGAAAACGGCGCGCAGCCAGGTGATCGGCGCGATGACTATGGGCATCGGCGCGGCGCTGACAGAAGAGCTGAATGTCGATACCACTCTGGGATATTTCGTGAATCACGATCTGGCCGCTTATGAAGTGCCGGTTCACGCCGATATCCCGGATCAGGAAGTGATTTTCCTCGACGACACCGACCCGGTATCCTCGCCGATGAAAGCCAAAGGCGTCGGCGAACTGGGCCTGTGCGGCGTCAGCGCCGCCATCGCCAATGCTATTTATAACGCGACGGGCGTCAGGGTCAGGGATTATCCGGTGACACTGGATAAACTGATTGGAGGGCTGCCGGAGCTGGGTTGA
- a CDS encoding colicin immunity domain-containing protein, translated as MSQKLLTFARSFINGEISAEDFADPYQMLWKTEGENGDSLKDNDQDSEKCSTIFCLADQFNPDNDREKDEFDADELKARVRAVLDNE; from the coding sequence ATGAGCCAGAAACTTTTAACCTTCGCCAGATCATTTATTAATGGCGAGATCTCAGCCGAAGATTTTGCTGACCCTTATCAGATGTTATGGAAAACTGAGGGTGAAAATGGCGATTCGCTGAAAGATAACGATCAGGACAGTGAAAAATGCTCGACCATTTTTTGTCTCGCAGATCAATTCAATCCTGACAATGATCGTGAGAAAGATGAGTTTGATGCTGATGAACTTAAAGCGCGGGTTAGGGCTGTTTTGGATAATGAATGA
- a CDS encoding helix-turn-helix domain-containing protein yields the protein MLIKRLKEARLRAGLSQYKLGVLAGVDEASSSARMNQYEKGKHQPDPETVKRIAKVLDVPVAYLYAEEDDLAALIIAFHENRKQSV from the coding sequence ATGTTGATCAAGAGACTTAAGGAAGCACGTCTGCGTGCAGGGCTTTCTCAATATAAGTTAGGCGTACTGGCAGGAGTTGATGAGGCATCGTCGAGTGCGCGAATGAATCAGTACGAGAAGGGCAAACATCAGCCGGATCCGGAAACGGTGAAGCGAATTGCGAAAGTGTTGGATGTGCCTGTGGCTTATCTTTATGCCGAAGAAGACGACCTTGCTGCGCTGATTATTGCATTCCATGAAAATAGAAAGCAGTCAGTTTAG
- a CDS encoding alpha/beta hydrolase translates to MSNADIFSESFLIPSDTDGIRLHLLHKHRKGEQKFSEANTIVMMHGATYSSGSLFDTPLEGASFADVLARAGFDVYAVDVRGYGGSTRPVEMLQSATLNAPAVRTDVAVRDFSSAVNFVLRTNGFSQVNVIGMSWGGSVTGTYTTQNGHKVRRLGLIAPQWVSDKPLPLDPGGELNAWRIVNAGAARERWISAAPQCKREGLIPEGGFEAWLEKTVSDEPDDILRAQQSIRASNGPIQDIRDYWAAGKPFYDPADIDVPLMLIHGEWDIDVPVELAQAWFLRATGSPDKRWLEIGEATHMMVLEKNRYQVYNALISFFREPLAKA, encoded by the coding sequence ATGAGTAATGCCGATATTTTCAGCGAAAGTTTTTTGATCCCCTCTGACACCGACGGCATCCGGTTGCATCTTTTGCACAAGCACCGCAAAGGGGAGCAAAAATTCAGCGAAGCCAACACCATTGTCATGATGCACGGCGCGACGTATTCCTCCGGCAGCCTGTTCGATACGCCGCTGGAAGGCGCTTCTTTTGCCGATGTACTCGCCCGCGCCGGTTTTGATGTGTACGCCGTCGATGTGCGCGGTTATGGCGGCTCGACCCGTCCGGTGGAAATGCTTCAGTCCGCCACCCTCAACGCGCCTGCAGTGAGAACGGATGTCGCCGTGCGCGATTTCAGCAGCGCCGTTAATTTTGTGCTCAGAACCAACGGGTTTTCACAGGTTAACGTGATCGGGATGTCGTGGGGCGGCAGTGTCACCGGCACATATACCACGCAGAACGGCCACAAAGTCAGGCGTTTAGGGTTGATTGCACCGCAATGGGTCAGTGATAAACCGTTGCCGCTCGACCCCGGTGGCGAACTGAATGCCTGGCGCATCGTCAATGCCGGTGCGGCGCGTGAACGCTGGATTAGCGCAGCGCCACAGTGCAAGCGGGAAGGGCTGATCCCGGAAGGGGGTTTTGAGGCATGGCTGGAGAAAACCGTCAGCGACGAGCCGGATGATATACTTCGGGCACAGCAATCAATCCGCGCCAGCAACGGTCCGATTCAGGATATCCGCGATTACTGGGCGGCGGGAAAACCGTTTTACGATCCGGCCGATATTGACGTGCCGCTGATGTTAATCCACGGCGAATGGGATATTGATGTGCCCGTGGAACTGGCACAGGCGTGGTTCCTGCGCGCCACCGGTTCACCGGATAAACGCTGGCTGGAAATCGGTGAAGCCACGCACATGATGGTGCTGGAGAAAAACCGCTATCAGGTCTACAACGCCCTGATCAGTTTCTTCCGCGAACCGCTGGCGAAAGCTTAA
- a CDS encoding helix-turn-helix domain-containing protein, with protein MTGSKDWHTADIIAAIRKKGTTMAAVSRDAGLSSSTLSNALARPWPKGEMIIAKTIGVEAREIWPSRYFDGNTGTKIGRKLRCHSK; from the coding sequence ATGACAGGTTCAAAAGATTGGCACACTGCAGATATCATCGCGGCAATCAGAAAGAAAGGGACAACGATGGCAGCTGTTTCGAGGGACGCGGGGTTGAGTTCATCCACCCTTTCCAATGCGCTGGCAAGACCCTGGCCGAAAGGTGAAATGATAATTGCAAAGACGATTGGGGTTGAAGCTAGAGAGATCTGGCCGAGTCGGTATTTTGATGGGAATACAGGAACAAAAATAGGCAGAAAGCTAAGGTGCCATTCTAAATGA
- a CDS encoding MBL fold metallo-hydrolase: protein MSVPETYPIGSARITKIPEMTLKDPGSSLFPQWNAEAIEDATKTLPADFFGADASELMLSTHSWLVQTGTQTVLIDTASGNDKQRPLNLLFNQLKTGWLDNLRATGVGPEEVDVVLLSHLHVDHVGWNTRLENGRWVPTFPNARYLFSEAEYRFYADPKNVRDPSDGIFADSVEPVVAAGLDQRIHADDTTAIPGFAIIRTPGHSHDHFSFAFTSEGETAFFWGDVMHHPLQLARPDWDSVFCEEPQRATASRHKAIEFALNHQATVFTTHFAGSSAGKIRQDARGLSWQPL, encoded by the coding sequence ATGAGTGTGCCAGAAACTTACCCGATCGGCAGCGCCAGAATCACTAAGATCCCCGAGATGACATTGAAAGATCCCGGATCGTCGCTTTTTCCGCAATGGAATGCGGAGGCTATTGAGGATGCTACGAAAACATTACCGGCAGACTTTTTCGGCGCAGATGCTTCAGAGCTGATGCTCAGCACTCACAGCTGGCTGGTGCAGACCGGCACGCAGACGGTGCTGATTGATACCGCATCCGGCAACGATAAACAGCGTCCGCTGAACCTGTTGTTCAATCAGCTGAAGACCGGCTGGCTGGACAACCTGCGGGCGACGGGCGTCGGCCCTGAAGAGGTTGATGTGGTGCTGCTTTCACATCTGCACGTTGACCACGTTGGCTGGAATACACGGCTGGAGAATGGCCGCTGGGTACCGACTTTCCCGAACGCGCGTTATCTGTTTTCTGAAGCCGAATACCGGTTTTACGCCGACCCGAAAAACGTCCGGGATCCGAGCGACGGTATCTTTGCCGACAGCGTTGAGCCGGTCGTGGCGGCCGGTCTTGATCAACGGATACATGCTGACGACACCACGGCCATTCCGGGTTTTGCCATCATCCGCACGCCAGGTCACAGTCATGATCATTTCTCTTTCGCTTTTACCTCCGAAGGTGAAACCGCCTTTTTCTGGGGCGACGTGATGCACCATCCGCTTCAGCTCGCACGCCCCGACTGGGATTCGGTGTTCTGCGAAGAACCGCAACGGGCGACAGCCTCACGCCACAAGGCGATTGAGTTTGCCCTGAACCATCAGGCCACCGTTTTCACCACCCATTTCGCCGGTTCCTCTGCGGGAAAAATCCGTCAGGATGCCCGTGGCCTGAGCTGGCAGCCACTCTGA
- the bhsA gene encoding multiple stress resistance protein BhsA: MKTIAMTLAALTLAAASFSTLAAMQVQSAPAGQQSIGVVGASTTGSLSGLQSELNAKATQAGASSYRIIGASGNNQLYGTAEMYK, from the coding sequence ATGAAAACTATCGCAATGACCCTCGCCGCTCTGACACTGGCAGCCGCTTCTTTCTCCACCCTGGCAGCAATGCAAGTGCAGTCAGCTCCCGCAGGTCAGCAATCCATTGGTGTCGTCGGTGCATCAACCACCGGTTCACTGTCAGGTCTGCAATCAGAACTGAATGCTAAAGCCACTCAGGCGGGCGCAAGTTCATACCGTATTATCGGTGCATCCGGTAATAACCAGCTTTACGGTACAGCAGAAATGTACAAATAA
- a CDS encoding colicin E3/pyocin S6 family cytotoxin, which yields MGYRSNCYGRGQALHGDKTTTGAVCLTSLPDATEHGLGVIRIGDVTTACPKCGLTGKITSGEPHSTFDGLASAVDGSDVLCGCPPGTNRVIAPAGQWMGRGKSPSELAREKWEAERAAILRVQAEKEAAEQARRSMPVFAKSAECGAGNTEARTCEEQHHNFGRMSYGVPTPVAGIKPEVEQHAQTAKRKKSASDKTPWYKKMFGGKADTPAQSGMPLALPVATGGGTELIASGMNALRGVTSIRSGSLFVNPVAVGVIGTFYSNKLNAGEKDILSDSQLAALAGKSAPTRIRFQWVKDKYGRLTPVAYHTGADSGQDQVRVRAMRRNTFTGNYEFRVDGAEKPTIIWTPDELEFKAPTNTGNRDEPYLPSTITVLPLPGAEELGSTSTSLPIPDEQSFDDYILVNLPHGMPPVYIYLSQSRSGIPNKDYDYHPAPETEEISGLSGLRQSKKKTPKQSGGGLRERWADSKGRRIYEWDSQHGELEEYRASDGEHLGSVDHKTGQQLKPAVKGRNIKRYL from the coding sequence ATGGGGTATCGCTCAAATTGTTATGGTCGCGGGCAGGCGCTGCACGGTGATAAAACCACGACGGGCGCGGTCTGTCTGACCTCTCTGCCCGATGCGACGGAACACGGACTTGGTGTGATCCGCATCGGGGATGTCACGACCGCCTGCCCGAAATGCGGCCTCACCGGAAAGATCACCAGCGGAGAACCGCATTCCACCTTTGACGGCCTCGCTTCTGCCGTGGACGGTTCAGATGTTTTATGTGGTTGCCCGCCGGGGACGAACCGGGTTATCGCGCCCGCCGGACAATGGATGGGGAGAGGTAAATCACCTTCCGAACTGGCGCGCGAAAAGTGGGAAGCAGAGCGTGCCGCGATATTACGGGTTCAGGCTGAGAAAGAAGCGGCAGAACAGGCCAGACGTTCGATGCCGGTGTTTGCGAAATCCGCAGAATGTGGCGCAGGAAATACCGAAGCACGAACCTGTGAGGAGCAGCATCATAACTTCGGGCGGATGTCTTACGGCGTGCCGACGCCGGTCGCAGGCATAAAGCCCGAAGTTGAACAGCACGCGCAGACAGCGAAGCGTAAAAAGTCAGCCAGTGATAAAACACCGTGGTACAAAAAGATGTTTGGTGGGAAGGCTGATACGCCCGCACAGTCCGGTATGCCGCTGGCACTCCCCGTGGCAACGGGGGGCGGGACTGAGCTTATCGCATCAGGCATGAATGCCTTGCGCGGGGTGACATCGATCCGCTCCGGCAGCCTGTTCGTGAATCCTGTAGCTGTGGGTGTCATCGGAACCTTTTACTCGAACAAGCTGAACGCTGGTGAGAAAGATATTTTAAGCGACAGCCAGCTCGCGGCACTGGCCGGAAAATCTGCCCCGACGCGGATCCGCTTTCAGTGGGTGAAGGATAAATATGGCCGGTTAACACCGGTGGCTTATCACACCGGCGCTGACAGCGGACAGGATCAGGTTCGTGTGCGCGCTATGCGGAGGAACACGTTTACGGGTAATTATGAGTTCCGGGTGGATGGCGCGGAAAAGCCCACCATCATCTGGACGCCAGACGAGCTGGAGTTTAAAGCGCCCACGAATACCGGTAATCGTGACGAGCCGTATTTACCTTCGACCATCACCGTATTACCGTTACCCGGCGCGGAAGAACTGGGCAGCACGTCAACCTCGCTGCCGATCCCGGATGAACAGTCATTCGATGATTACATCCTGGTCAATCTGCCGCATGGCATGCCGCCGGTTTATATTTATCTTAGCCAGAGCCGGTCGGGTATACCTAATAAAGATTACGATTACCATCCGGCTCCTGAAACAGAAGAAATCTCAGGTCTTTCAGGATTGAGACAATCCAAAAAGAAAACACCAAAGCAAAGTGGTGGTGGATTAAGAGAGCGCTGGGCTGATAGCAAAGGGCGCCGAATTTATGAATGGGATTCACAGCATGGTGAACTTGAGGAATATCGAGCGAGTGATGGTGAACATCTTGGTTCCGTAGATCACAAAACAGGACAACAGCTGAAACCCGCTGTTAAAGGTCGAAATATTAAACGGTATCTGTGA